A single window of Pseudoduganella plicata DNA harbors:
- a CDS encoding PhaM family polyhydroxyalkanoate granule multifunctional regulatory protein, with product MSTPQMPNIPGAAAMTDTLDFVKNLWGSMGVPGMSLPSLATPTLSVDELDKKISDLKAVESWLNLNTAMLRSSIQALEVQRNTIATLKTMGQTMAEAMQQGRDNPYAAAFFQHADPAKAAAGKAPARPAEEAKVPPKPDAATAATAQMANPAAWWNLLQEQFTQAVSSAVAPDSGGKVSPTSPVPTAQDNSVQPSEASKETAADTAADTDAARKPAARKAGTKPKE from the coding sequence ATGAGCACACCGCAAATGCCAAATATCCCCGGCGCTGCCGCGATGACGGACACGCTGGATTTCGTGAAGAACCTGTGGGGCAGCATGGGCGTGCCCGGCATGTCGCTGCCGAGCCTTGCCACTCCCACGTTGTCCGTCGATGAGCTGGACAAGAAAATCAGCGACCTGAAGGCCGTGGAATCATGGCTGAACCTGAATACGGCAATGCTGCGCAGTAGCATCCAGGCGCTGGAGGTGCAGCGCAATACGATTGCCACCTTGAAGACGATGGGCCAGACGATGGCCGAGGCGATGCAGCAGGGCCGCGACAATCCGTATGCCGCCGCGTTCTTCCAGCACGCCGACCCGGCCAAAGCCGCTGCGGGCAAGGCGCCGGCCAGGCCGGCCGAGGAAGCGAAGGTGCCCCCGAAGCCGGATGCCGCCACCGCGGCCACCGCACAGATGGCCAACCCGGCCGCGTGGTGGAACCTGCTGCAGGAGCAGTTCACGCAGGCCGTGAGTTCGGCCGTGGCGCCGGATAGTGGTGGCAAGGTGTCGCCGACGTCGCCGGTGCCGACGGCGCAGGACAACAGCGTCCAGCCGTCGGAAGCGTCGAAAGAGACCGCCGCCGACACCGCCGCCGACACCGATGCCGCGCGCAAGCCGGCCGCGCGCAAGGCGGGGACCAAGCCGAAAGAGTAA
- a CDS encoding DUF3108 domain-containing protein, translated as MTSVSFLARHRRVLLLGAVTVLLHYVTIDWLAARIGMPDHERPVVPTVSAQLRLALPPRTETAQQREAPTPTPALPLPKRTSRPAPAAPASDASDASDEGTAATADDGDGVQGDAAEAGPALQSQAPQPVAPLPAQPPAPPAPEPAPASAPAADNAPAGRRFRVNLPPPAAFELEVKRTDADGRNWTGVADMRWQTDGSRYKVGLNVGISMLVARVDLLTLTSEGTIDDAGIAPVTMTEKRRSRSMTATHFQHDERRITFSASTASAPLLAGAQDKATVPFQLAAIGRGDVNQFAGDIDLQVGEDRSATIYRFQLVGEEELETKMGRLVTWRLARPPRPGSYNARLDIWLAPSLDWYPVQIRNTEGNGAVTTQTVTKILRPAQ; from the coding sequence ATGACGTCCGTTTCCTTCCTTGCCCGGCATCGCCGCGTACTGCTGCTCGGTGCAGTGACCGTGCTGCTGCATTACGTGACGATCGACTGGCTGGCCGCGCGCATCGGTATGCCGGACCATGAGCGGCCCGTCGTGCCGACCGTCAGCGCGCAACTGCGCCTGGCCCTGCCGCCACGGACCGAAACCGCGCAGCAGCGCGAGGCGCCCACGCCCACCCCCGCGCTGCCGCTGCCGAAGCGGACGTCGCGCCCCGCGCCGGCCGCACCCGCATCCGACGCGTCCGATGCGTCGGATGAAGGCACCGCCGCGACGGCCGATGACGGCGACGGCGTCCAGGGGGACGCGGCGGAAGCCGGACCCGCGCTACAATCCCAGGCACCGCAACCCGTCGCGCCCCTACCGGCACAGCCCCCCGCACCGCCTGCACCGGAGCCGGCGCCCGCTTCGGCGCCCGCGGCGGACAACGCGCCGGCGGGACGGCGCTTCCGCGTCAACCTGCCACCGCCCGCCGCGTTCGAACTGGAAGTGAAGCGCACGGATGCCGACGGGCGCAATTGGACCGGCGTGGCCGATATGCGCTGGCAAACGGACGGCAGCCGGTACAAGGTTGGCCTGAACGTGGGCATCAGCATGCTGGTGGCCCGTGTCGACCTGCTGACGCTGACCAGCGAGGGCACGATCGACGACGCCGGTATCGCCCCGGTCACGATGACGGAAAAGCGGCGCTCCCGTTCGATGACGGCCACGCACTTCCAGCACGACGAGCGGCGCATCACGTTTTCCGCCAGTACGGCCAGTGCGCCGCTGCTGGCCGGGGCACAGGACAAGGCGACGGTGCCGTTCCAGCTGGCGGCGATCGGCCGGGGCGACGTCAACCAGTTCGCCGGCGACATCGACCTCCAGGTGGGCGAGGACCGCAGCGCCACGATTTACCGGTTCCAGCTGGTGGGCGAGGAAGAGCTGGAGACGAAAATGGGGCGGCTGGTAACGTGGCGCCTGGCACGCCCGCCCCGGCCCGGCAGCTACAACGCGCGGCTCGACATCTGGCTGGCGCCCAGCCTGGACTGGTATCCGGTCCAGATCAGGAACACGGAAGGCAACGGCGCGGTCACGACGCAGACGGTCACGAAGATCCTGCGGCCCGCACAGTAA